From one Paenibacillus sp. FSL K6-1330 genomic stretch:
- a CDS encoding DUF1801 domain-containing protein, with protein MNQEVTDYIAAISDTWKVEVSERLRGLVHSTIPDVSERLQYKKPHFLKNGKYAAVISVAKSAVSFTIFNADGLDWSEALFEGPPERKTIKITSGQQVDYDALGSLLKQASDGL; from the coding sequence ATGAATCAAGAAGTAACGGATTACATTGCAGCGATCAGTGATACCTGGAAGGTGGAGGTCAGCGAGCGGCTTCGGGGGCTCGTACACAGCACGATCCCGGACGTTTCGGAACGGCTTCAATATAAAAAGCCCCATTTTCTGAAGAATGGAAAATATGCGGCGGTGATCAGCGTCGCGAAGAGCGCCGTGAGCTTTACGATTTTCAATGCGGACGGCCTGGATTGGTCTGAAGCGTTGTTTGAAGGACCGCCTGAACGAAAAACCATCAAAATCACGTCCGGGCAGCAGGTCGATTATGATGCGCTTGGATCCCTGCTGAAGCAGGCATCCGATGGACTGTAA
- a CDS encoding DUF4023 domain-containing protein, with amino-acid sequence MESTHDFVEKMNENAEKARRNKENHGKGTPSDKLPTKQHGTKK; translated from the coding sequence ATGGAAAGCACGCACGATTTTGTGGAAAAAATGAACGAGAATGCGGAGAAGGCCCGTCGCAACAAAGAGAATCACGGCAAAGGAACGCCAAGCGACAAGCTGCCGACCAAGCAGCACGGCACCAAGAAGTAG
- a CDS encoding RNA polymerase sigma factor, translated as MSAADTHRTIDAIWRIESSKIIAYLTRMVRDVGIAEDLAQDALIAALERWPNDGIPDNPGGWLMTAAKRKALDLLRRNKVRDQKYELLGRDMDSRMDSDIEVPEAGEVNDDLLRLIFMTCHPVLSPEARVALTLRLLGGLTTAEIAHAYLVPEPTIAQRIVRAKRTLSATRVAFEIPQGAELKPRLSSVLEVIYLMFNEGYAASSGSQWIRPLLCQEALRIGRVLAEIAPTEAEVHGLVALMEFQSSRFKSRVNAEGEPVLLMDQNRALWDYLLIRRGFAALDRIERLGGMTGPYAIQAAISACHAGAPSAAETDWIRISALYEALAQVSPSPIVELNRAVALSMAFGPEIGLEIVDILRCEPALKGYHLLPSVRGDLLFKLGRLDEACAEFKLAASLTDNLRERALLLDRAAECLPAES; from the coding sequence ATGTCAGCGGCAGATACCCATCGCACGATCGATGCCATCTGGAGAATCGAATCCTCCAAAATCATTGCCTACCTGACTCGCATGGTTCGTGACGTCGGTATCGCCGAGGATCTTGCTCAGGATGCGCTTATCGCTGCGCTGGAACGCTGGCCGAATGACGGAATACCGGATAATCCCGGTGGCTGGCTTATGACCGCCGCGAAGCGCAAAGCGCTGGACCTGTTGCGCCGGAATAAAGTACGCGATCAGAAGTATGAGCTGTTGGGACGCGATATGGATTCCCGGATGGATTCGGATATTGAGGTGCCGGAGGCGGGGGAAGTGAACGACGATCTTCTGCGGCTGATCTTCATGACCTGCCATCCGGTTCTATCCCCTGAAGCGCGGGTGGCTCTGACGCTGCGCTTGCTTGGCGGATTAACGACGGCGGAGATTGCCCACGCCTATCTTGTGCCTGAACCGACGATCGCGCAGCGAATCGTTCGTGCCAAACGGACGCTGTCGGCGACCCGGGTGGCATTCGAGATTCCTCAGGGAGCCGAGCTTAAACCGCGATTGTCATCGGTTCTTGAGGTCATCTATCTCATGTTTAATGAGGGGTATGCAGCTTCATCCGGCAGCCAGTGGATTCGCCCGCTGCTGTGTCAGGAAGCGCTTCGGATTGGGCGGGTGCTGGCAGAGATCGCCCCGACGGAGGCCGAGGTGCATGGTTTGGTTGCGTTAATGGAATTTCAATCCTCTAGATTCAAGTCCCGGGTCAACGCGGAGGGGGAGCCTGTCCTGCTCATGGATCAGAATCGGGCCTTGTGGGATTATTTATTGATTCGCCGCGGTTTTGCCGCTCTGGATCGGATCGAGCGGTTGGGTGGAATGACCGGGCCTTATGCTATCCAGGCAGCCATCTCCGCATGTCATGCCGGAGCGCCCAGTGCCGCAGAGACAGACTGGATTCGAATCTCCGCGCTGTATGAGGCATTGGCACAGGTTTCTCCTTCTCCCATCGTGGAATTGAACCGGGCCGTGGCCCTCTCCATGGCTTTCGGTCCGGAGATCGGGCTTGAGATCGTGGACATTTTACGCTGCGAGCCTGCCTTGAAGGGATACCATCTCCTCCCGAGCGTAAGGGGAGACCTGCTCTTTAAGCTGGGACGCCTGGACGAAGCCTGCGCCGAGTTCAAGCTGGCCGCATCGCTGACGGATAACCTGAGGGAACGGGCCCTGCTGCTTGACCGTGCGGCAGAATGCCTGCCAGCGGAGTCCTAA
- a CDS encoding antibiotic biosynthesis monooxygenase gives MLVVTNSIKVKPGFGQEIAQRFAEAKGVQDIEGFVRMEVWHEAKEGAEAEELKVSTVWEDEEAFKRWTSSESFRQSHGQGRNENILGASLNKYELLISHKK, from the coding sequence ATGCTGGTTGTTACAAACTCGATTAAGGTTAAACCGGGCTTCGGACAAGAAATTGCGCAGCGATTTGCTGAAGCGAAGGGCGTGCAGGACATTGAGGGCTTCGTGCGGATGGAAGTATGGCACGAAGCCAAAGAAGGCGCAGAGGCTGAGGAACTGAAGGTCTCTACGGTATGGGAAGACGAGGAGGCCTTCAAACGCTGGACTTCCAGCGAATCATTCCGGCAATCCCACGGTCAGGGCCGCAACGAGAATATTTTGGGCGCTTCCTTGAACAAATATGAGCTGTTGATCAGTCATAAGAAGTAA
- a CDS encoding response regulator transcription factor, with protein sequence MDQTRILIVDDEPSIVKMLQMVLRKEGFNRIYTASSCKEALNEIAAHGADIVLLDVMLPDGTGFDLCPQIRSYGSPHILFLTAKASDLDVLTGFAMGGDDYVTKPFNPLEIAARIKARLRRGGIGTTVSSEQPVIQRAWDFGRFKVDESAGELTVLGEPVSCPAQVFQLLLYFCKHPGVVFSKSQLYEAVWGIDGMGEDNTVMVHIRRIRERIEEDPSNPQYLLTVRGLGYKLVKEKVR encoded by the coding sequence ATGGATCAAACACGAATTTTAATTGTAGATGACGAACCTTCCATTGTGAAAATGCTGCAGATGGTGCTGCGCAAGGAAGGCTTTAACCGCATATACACGGCTTCCAGCTGTAAGGAGGCGCTTAACGAAATTGCTGCACACGGAGCGGATATCGTGCTGCTGGATGTCATGCTGCCGGACGGCACGGGATTTGATCTCTGTCCGCAGATCCGTTCCTATGGTAGTCCGCACATCCTGTTTCTGACGGCCAAAGCATCGGATCTGGATGTGTTGACCGGTTTTGCGATGGGCGGAGACGATTATGTCACCAAGCCCTTTAATCCGCTGGAGATTGCCGCAAGAATCAAGGCGCGTCTGCGCCGTGGCGGCATCGGGACGACCGTATCGTCTGAGCAGCCGGTGATCCAGCGTGCATGGGATTTCGGCCGGTTTAAGGTTGATGAATCCGCCGGGGAGCTTACGGTGCTGGGAGAGCCTGTGTCTTGTCCGGCCCAGGTCTTTCAGCTGCTGCTTTATTTTTGCAAGCACCCGGGGGTGGTATTCTCCAAGTCGCAGCTGTACGAAGCCGTATGGGGCATCGACGGCATGGGCGAGGACAACACCGTCATGGTGCATATCCGCCGTATCCGCGAGCGCATCGAGGAGGATCCGAGCAACCCGCAATATCTACTGACGGTCCGGGGGCTCGGCTACAAGCTGGTTAAGGAGAAAGTCCGATGA
- a CDS encoding YciI family protein: MRFMMIVRATEDSEAGVLPSAEQLDAMMRYNMELARAGVLLAADGLHPSSGAIRISYPEPGGKPKITDGPFTEAKELIAGYTLIEVKTREEAIEWAKRMPDPHGFGAGQIELRQVFEPTDLTQDPEAQAKQYEMREHIQRQNP; encoded by the coding sequence ATGAGATTTATGATGATTGTAAGGGCAACCGAGGATTCCGAGGCAGGTGTATTGCCAAGCGCAGAGCAGTTGGATGCCATGATGAGGTACAACATGGAGCTGGCCAGAGCGGGCGTGCTGCTTGCCGCCGATGGGCTCCATCCAAGTTCGGGCGCTATCCGGATTTCTTATCCGGAGCCCGGGGGCAAGCCGAAAATTACCGATGGTCCCTTTACGGAAGCGAAGGAACTGATCGCGGGGTATACTTTGATCGAAGTGAAGACGAGGGAAGAGGCGATCGAGTGGGCTAAACGCATGCCGGATCCACACGGCTTCGGTGCGGGCCAGATCGAGCTCCGTCAGGTGTTTGAACCGACTGACTTAACGCAGGACCCGGAAGCGCAGGCTAAACAATACGAAATGCGTGAACACATCCAAAGGCAGAATCCGTAA
- a CDS encoding VOC family protein, whose protein sequence is MQAQMVPFIISEDARAQADFYMQALGGEIGLLTTFKDMPGIPEAHQDKIMHMSLTLAGCNKLILTDAFQETGKSTSMGLAITFDNEEDARAAYRHLSHGGTEKYPFALQPWGAYYGEVVDRYGMTWQMVHQG, encoded by the coding sequence ATGCAAGCACAAATGGTACCTTTTATTATTTCGGAGGATGCAAGAGCTCAGGCGGATTTTTACATGCAAGCGTTGGGTGGAGAGATCGGTTTGCTGACTACCTTCAAGGACATGCCGGGCATACCGGAAGCTCATCAGGATAAGATTATGCACATGTCGTTAACGCTGGCTGGCTGCAATAAGCTCATCCTCACCGATGCTTTTCAGGAAACCGGCAAGAGCACGAGCATGGGTCTGGCTATCACGTTCGATAACGAGGAAGACGCCCGCGCCGCCTATCGCCATCTTAGCCATGGGGGTACCGAGAAATATCCGTTTGCCCTGCAGCCTTGGGGAGCCTACTACGGTGAAGTGGTGGACCGTTACGGCATGACCTGGCAGATGGTTCATCAGGGCTGA
- a CDS encoding DUF418 domain-containing protein — translation MNSNKRSTAVDAIRGLSLLGILMANMLIFQYGMFGKDELHLFQPSTLDLISHDMLKVFVEGSFMPIFTFLFGYSMIKMRESLIGKGLKYGRSFFRRSVLLIILGWLHSTFIWEGDILLFYGAIGLFLLLFVKRKAKTILIWGILFLTLFAIFGYGSMEPATGETERMENYVKQSIEIYGTGTYGEILHFRSTEEMPIDLPDWLMLLVILIAPLMSAPMFLFGMVAAKRGRFLHPSKEIKLYLRWSLLVPVGLGLKTAGVMLGSTHGLSGIFMMLGGPLLALGYIHLFASLYAFSSKQSVIIRAFEAVGRMSLTNYLTQSVVCVLIFYGFGLGMFGKLGVLQGALLAILIYAVLATGSLLWLKRFHGGPIERLLRIGTYWSWSGRAKPKAMTPAAAIPTAEFPAEGPPAT, via the coding sequence ATGAATTCAAATAAACGTTCCACGGCCGTGGATGCGATTCGCGGCTTGAGCTTGCTCGGCATCCTGATGGCCAATATGCTTATTTTTCAATACGGCATGTTCGGCAAAGACGAGCTGCATCTCTTCCAGCCATCCACGCTGGATCTGATCAGCCATGACATGCTGAAAGTATTCGTAGAAGGCAGCTTCATGCCGATCTTTACGTTCCTGTTCGGTTACAGCATGATTAAAATGAGGGAAAGCCTGATTGGCAAAGGGCTCAAATATGGCCGCAGCTTCTTCCGCAGGTCCGTGCTGCTGATCATTCTCGGCTGGCTGCATTCCACATTCATCTGGGAAGGCGATATTCTGTTGTTTTACGGAGCGATCGGGCTTTTCCTGTTACTATTTGTGAAACGGAAGGCCAAAACGATCTTGATTTGGGGCATCCTCTTCCTGACGTTGTTTGCCATCTTCGGATATGGCTCCATGGAGCCTGCGACAGGTGAAACAGAGCGCATGGAGAATTATGTGAAGCAGTCCATTGAAATTTACGGCACCGGCACGTACGGCGAGATTTTGCATTTTCGGTCAACCGAAGAGATGCCCATCGACCTTCCGGACTGGTTGATGCTGCTGGTCATTCTGATTGCCCCACTGATGAGCGCGCCGATGTTCCTATTTGGTATGGTCGCAGCCAAGCGCGGGCGCTTCCTTCATCCTTCTAAGGAGATCAAGCTGTATCTAAGATGGTCTCTGCTCGTTCCGGTCGGGCTTGGACTAAAGACTGCAGGGGTTATGCTCGGGTCAACCCACGGCTTGAGCGGCATCTTTATGATGCTTGGCGGACCTCTGCTCGCGCTGGGGTATATCCATCTGTTCGCCTCCCTATACGCCTTCTCGTCTAAACAATCGGTTATCATCCGGGCGTTTGAAGCGGTTGGACGGATGTCGCTAACCAACTATCTGACGCAAAGCGTTGTGTGCGTACTGATATTCTACGGATTCGGGCTGGGCATGTTCGGCAAGCTCGGTGTGCTGCAAGGAGCGCTGCTGGCGATCCTGATCTATGCTGTACTGGCAACGGGCAGCCTGCTCTGGTTGAAACGATTCCACGGCGGCCCAATTGAACGGCTGCTGCGCATCGGCACCTACTGGTCGTGGAGCGGCAGGGCGAAACCCAAAGCCATGACGCCAGCTGCCGCCATCCCTACCGCAGAGTTTCCGGCAGAAGGTCCTCCAGCGACCTGA